A genomic window from Hemiscyllium ocellatum isolate sHemOce1 unplaced genomic scaffold, sHemOce1.pat.X.cur. scaffold_1601_pat_ctg1, whole genome shotgun sequence includes:
- the LOC132810276 gene encoding zinc finger protein 628-like — protein sequence MAEGARPPSGPQGAYQCLECGKAFKWSSRLTHHQRSHTGERPYKCGDCGKAFKGSSALLYHQRGHTGERPYKCSECGKAFKRASLLAVHQRVHTGARAFRCQLCGLAFKWSSHYQYHLRQHTGERPYGCPECGKAFRNSSSLSRHRRLHTGARPFPCQVCGKAFAQSSNLRQHLRTHTGERPYGCGECGRAFTHSSNLLLHRRTHAPAPAAPLPCPVCGKAFAAQAYLRRHLRAHGGEGATAEREDTVGVEVGPEPLTAVVDGGPVAGEEVVVAEEVEEAPPCPPVGGSESPGGPTPPVPPPPARPPASSQAGRPYQCPDCGKAFKGSSGLRYHQRGHTGERPYKCSECGKAFKRASLLAVHQRVHTGARAFRCQLCGLAFKWSSHYQYHLRQHTGERPYGCPECGKAFRNSSSLSRHRRLHTGARPFPCQVCGKAFAQSSNLRQHLRTHTGERPYGCGECGRAFTHSSNLLLHRRTHAPAPAAPLPCPVCGKTFAARAYLRRHLRTHAGVSGEGAPLPEAALPAPALPALQPLPATQVIHIVQAVPTVHLVQTF from the coding sequence ATGGCGGAGGGGGCGCGGCCGCCGTCCGGCCCCCAGGGGGCCTACCAGTGCCTGGAGTGCGGCAAGGCCTTCAAGTGGTCGTCGCGGCTGACCCACCACCAGAGGAGCCACACGGGCGAGAGGCCGTACAAGTGCGGCGACTGTGGCAAGGCCTTCAAGGGTTCTTCGGCGCTCCTGTACCACCAGCGCGGCcacaccggcgagcggccctACAAGTGCTCGGAGTGCGGCAAGGCCTTCAAGCGGGCCTCGCTGCTGGCGGTGCACCAGCGGGTGCACACGGGCGCCCGGGCCTTCCGCTGCCAGCTGTGCGGCCTGGCCTTCAAGTGGTCCTCCCACTACCAGTACCACCTGCGGCAGcacaccggcgagcggccctACGGCTGCCCGGAGTGCGGCAAGGCCTTCCGCAACTCCTCCAGCCTGTCCCGGCACCGGCGGCTGCACACGGGGGCCCGGCCCTTCCCCTGCCAGGTCTGCGGCAAGGCCTTCGCCCAGAGCTCCAACCTGCGGCAGCACCTGCGCACCcacaccggcgagcggccctACGGCTGCGGCGAGTGCGGCCGGGCCTTCACCCACTCCTCCAACCTGCTGCTGCACCGGCGTACCCACGCCCCGGCGCCCGCCGCCCCCTTGCCCTGCCCGGTCTGCGGCAAGGCCTTTGCCGCCCAGGCCTACCTGCGGCGCCACCTGCGCGCCCACGGAGGGGAGGGGGCGACGGCGGAGAGGGAGGACACCGTCGGGGTGGAGGTAGGCCCGGAGCCTTTGACCGCCGTCGTCGACGGCGGGCCAGTGGCcggggaggaggtggtggtggccgaggaggtggaggaggcgcCCCCATGCCCGCCGGTGGGCGGCAGTGAGAGCCCGGGCGGGCCCACCCCGCCcgtgccccctccccctgcccgCCCGCCAGCCTCCTCCCAGGCCGGCCGCCCCTACCAGTGCCCGGACTGCGGCAAGGCCTTCAAGGGCTCCTCCGGCTTGCGCTACCACCAGCGCGGCcacaccggcgagcggccctACAAGTGCTCGGAGTGCGGCAAGGCCTTCAAGCGGGCCTCGCTGCTGGCGGTGCACCAGCGGGTGCACACGGGCGCCCGGGCCTTCCGCTGCCAGCTGTGCGGCCTGGCCTTCAAGTGGTCCTCCCACTACCAGTACCACCTGCGGCAGcacaccggcgagcggccctACGGCTGCCCGGAGTGCGGCAAGGCCTTCCGCAACTCCTCCAGCCTGTCCCGGCACCGGCGGCTGCACACGGGGGCCCGGCCCTTCCCCTGCCAGGTCTGCGGCAAGGCCTTCGCCCAGAGCTCCAACCTGCGGCAGCACCTGCGCACCcacaccggcgagcggccctACGGCTGCGGCGAGTGCGGCCGGGCCTTCACCCACTCCTCCAACCTGCTGCTGCACCGGCGCACCCACGCCCCGGCGCCCGCCGCCCCCTTGCCCTGCCCGGTCTGCGGCAAGACCTTTGCCGCCCGGGCCTACCTGCGGCGCCACCTGCGCACCCACGCCGGCGTCAGCGGGGAGGGTGCGCCCCTCCCGGAAGCCGCTCTGCCCGCCCCGGCACTGCCAGCCCTGCAGCCGCTGCCCGCCACCCAAGTTATCCACATCGTCCAGGCCGTCCCCACCGTCCACCTGGTGCAGACCTTCTGA